One Deltaproteobacteria bacterium genomic region harbors:
- a CDS encoding GHKL domain-containing protein: MRGVTPLRSVWKANVAVIAFLILFTLSYYYWQFRQASQAFSSHVQDHVEMVAGAIRMNADRALLSREIIEEILTTFLGNSARFVDYLDGVEPFSNDELTAFSWEVGLTGIRVDRRTGISEGPPGWSPSDTDGCADTRLRHLTADHLYVLSVPKGNGTGCIHVALEDRRISELENRIGLDALIEGISDLVGVRFIHFEPADPDSPKEKEAPNEAVEITFEGAGDARVARARLPLGRNMLVVGVSAGSFSRRIRQLRQEFIAFTAIILALGAFFSWLLNRFEKAHIREVQRFEQRLAREKEDAALGRASAAITHEIRNPLNAISMGLQRLRIEAAELTPQHLTLLDSLGQAVRRTDTIVAELKRYARPLAPRRRPVDIHRLVGQILTLYREACAKSGISVSRRTDDAGTIEADPDLLAEVFENLLKNAIEAQPEGGDLHITAWRTQGGVTVRLENGGFNLKPEEAEAILAPYFTTKARGSGLGLSIAARIVQAHQGRIGVTVPEPHRLRVEVFLPSTGGKPEEPAGVSKSKQKAG; encoded by the coding sequence ATGAGAGGCGTCACGCCCTTGAGATCGGTGTGGAAAGCAAACGTGGCGGTGATCGCATTCCTGATCCTGTTCACCCTTTCCTATTACTACTGGCAGTTTCGCCAGGCTTCGCAAGCTTTTTCCAGCCATGTGCAGGACCATGTGGAAATGGTGGCCGGCGCGATCCGGATGAATGCCGACCGGGCCCTGCTCTCCCGTGAGATCATCGAAGAAATCTTAACCACTTTTCTGGGCAATTCGGCCCGGTTTGTGGACTATTTGGACGGTGTCGAGCCGTTTTCCAATGACGAGCTGACGGCTTTCTCATGGGAAGTCGGGCTGACCGGCATCCGCGTGGATCGCAGGACCGGGATTTCAGAGGGGCCTCCGGGCTGGTCTCCGAGCGACACGGATGGATGCGCCGATACACGATTGCGCCATTTGACCGCCGATCACCTGTATGTGCTGAGCGTCCCCAAAGGTAACGGGACAGGCTGCATCCACGTCGCCCTCGAGGATCGCCGCATCTCGGAACTGGAGAACCGCATCGGCCTGGACGCCTTGATCGAAGGTATATCCGACCTGGTGGGCGTCCGGTTCATCCATTTTGAACCGGCGGATCCTGACAGCCCCAAGGAAAAGGAAGCGCCCAACGAGGCGGTCGAAATCACTTTCGAGGGCGCGGGAGACGCCCGGGTGGCCCGTGCTCGCCTGCCCTTGGGGCGCAACATGCTGGTGGTAGGGGTGTCCGCGGGCAGTTTTTCCCGGCGTATACGACAGCTTCGCCAGGAATTCATCGCCTTCACGGCCATCATCCTGGCCCTTGGGGCGTTCTTCTCATGGTTGCTGAACCGTTTCGAGAAAGCACATATCCGGGAAGTTCAGCGGTTCGAGCAGCGCCTGGCCCGTGAAAAAGAAGACGCGGCCTTGGGACGGGCCTCCGCCGCCATCACCCATGAAATTCGCAACCCCTTGAACGCCATCAGCATGGGCCTGCAGCGCCTTCGGATCGAGGCGGCCGAGCTGACGCCTCAGCACCTGACCTTGCTGGATTCGTTAGGCCAGGCCGTCCGGCGCACGGACACCATTGTAGCCGAACTCAAGCGCTACGCCCGCCCACTGGCCCCGCGCCGCCGCCCCGTGGATATACATCGGCTCGTGGGCCAGATCCTTACCCTTTACCGGGAAGCCTGCGCCAAGAGCGGAATCTCGGTTTCCCGGCGGACCGACGACGCCGGAACCATTGAAGCGGATCCGGATCTATTGGCCGAAGTGTTCGAAAACCTGCTCAAGAACGCCATCGAGGCCCAGCCCGAAGGAGGGGATCTCCATATAACTGCGTGGCGTACGCAAGGGGGGGTGACCGTTCGTCTCGAAAACGGCGGCTTCAATTTGAAGCCCGAGGAGGCCGAGGCGATCCTGGCGCCGTATTTCACCACAAAGGCACGAGGGTCGGGTTTGGGTCTTTCCATCGCAGCCCGGATCGTCCAGGCGCATCAGGGCCGTATAGGAGTGACGGTTCCCGAACCCCACAGGCTCCGCGTGGAAGTGTTTCTGCCATCGACGGGTGGAAAGCCGGAGGAACCGGCAGGGGTGTCGAAATCCAAACAAAAGGCAGGATGA